From Haloarcula hispanica ATCC 33960, the proteins below share one genomic window:
- a CDS encoding replication factor C large subunit, with protein MDWTEKYRPTTLSEVRGNDKARDALKKWADTWDDHREAVIIHGSPGIGKTSAAHALANDMGWPTIELNASDSRTKDVINRVAGEAAKSGTLTAGGGGRRLVIMDEADNIHGNADRGGARAITALVKEASQPMILIANEYYEMSNGLRNNCQDIEFRDVSPRSIVPVLRDLCRQEGVEYESDALQELAEQNSGDLRGAVKDLQAIAETTERLTADDVVTGERDTTEGIFEYLDVVLKEAGAQEALEASYDVDETPDDLINWIEDNMPKDYEGAELTRAYEFLSNADQWLGRVRETQNYSFWRYAGDNMTAGVAAARDGTKGGWTRYGPPSYWSKLGRSKGTRNTRDYVAQQIAAIDGVSMRTARREIMPFLSTMTHHCRNRELTVAMAATYDMEAEHVSFVTGSGKDTNKVQDIVADAEALKEEAAVEHSGGVFEGASADGGDGAGVADGDETADADEENGDQQVTLAADDEAGSDDTGASDAADSDDTESASEAAEDDDQQSGLSDFM; from the coding sequence ATGGATTGGACGGAGAAGTACCGCCCGACGACGCTGTCGGAGGTGCGGGGCAACGACAAGGCCCGCGACGCACTCAAGAAGTGGGCGGACACGTGGGACGACCACCGCGAGGCGGTCATCATCCACGGGTCCCCGGGCATCGGGAAGACCTCGGCCGCCCACGCGCTGGCAAACGATATGGGGTGGCCGACCATCGAACTCAACGCCAGCGACTCCCGGACCAAGGACGTTATCAATCGGGTGGCCGGCGAAGCCGCCAAGTCCGGCACGCTGACCGCCGGCGGTGGCGGCCGTCGACTGGTCATCATGGACGAGGCGGACAACATCCACGGCAACGCCGACCGCGGCGGCGCGCGGGCCATCACCGCGCTGGTGAAGGAGGCCAGCCAGCCGATGATTCTCATCGCCAACGAGTACTACGAGATGTCAAACGGCCTGCGGAACAACTGCCAGGACATCGAGTTCCGGGACGTCTCGCCCCGGTCTATCGTTCCCGTCCTCCGTGACCTCTGTCGCCAGGAGGGCGTCGAGTACGAGTCCGACGCGCTGCAGGAACTCGCCGAGCAAAACAGCGGCGACCTGCGGGGCGCGGTCAAGGACCTCCAGGCCATCGCCGAGACGACGGAGCGCCTGACCGCCGACGACGTGGTGACCGGCGAGCGCGACACGACCGAGGGTATCTTCGAGTACCTCGACGTGGTACTCAAAGAAGCCGGCGCGCAGGAGGCGCTGGAGGCCAGTTACGACGTGGACGAGACGCCCGATGACCTCATCAACTGGATCGAGGACAACATGCCCAAAGACTACGAGGGGGCCGAACTGACCCGGGCCTACGAGTTCCTCTCGAACGCCGACCAGTGGCTCGGCCGCGTCCGCGAGACACAGAACTACTCGTTCTGGCGCTACGCCGGCGACAACATGACCGCGGGCGTCGCCGCGGCGCGGGACGGGACCAAGGGCGGCTGGACCCGCTACGGCCCGCCGAGCTACTGGTCGAAACTCGGTCGGTCGAAAGGAACCCGGAACACACGGGACTACGTCGCCCAGCAGATAGCCGCCATCGACGGCGTCTCGATGCGGACCGCCCGCCGGGAGATCATGCCCTTCCTCTCGACGATGACCCACCACTGTCGGAACCGCGAGCTAACGGTGGCGATGGCGGCGACCTACGATATGGAGGCCGAACACGTTTCCTTCGTCACCGGATCGGGCAAGGACACGAACAAGGTGCAAGACATCGTCGCTGACGCCGAGGCGCTCAAGGAGGAAGCCGCCGTCGAACACTCCGGCGGAGTTTTCGAGGGGGCGAGTGCGGACGGCGGTGACGGAGCGGGTGTGGCGGATGGCGACGAAACCGCCGACGCTGACGAGGAGAACGGCGACCAGCAAGTAACGCTTGCGGCCGACGACGAAGCAGGGTCCGATGACACCGGAGCAAGCGATGCGGCTGACAGCGACGATACCGAATCCGCGAGCGAGGCGGCCGAAGACGACGACCAGCAGTCCGGCCTCTCTGACTTTATGTAG
- a CDS encoding amino acid ABC transporter permease, which yields MGTPESTTTGRTIRARAAGLTDQPLTLLTVGAFWTWLVVRWTNDFLLDGALIERNTSFFPTAPFESAASTLGGLAASLGPVGFPVGWVAGFFEFLAASIPYLPPLATGVWATILLTLLGIALGFVIAVPLSVARVYGGSATRSVALGYTELFRGTPLLAQLFVLYFATPLTTIIRELPTVGAGFIPAQAFWVAVIAFTLNSAAYQSEYIRSALNSVPEGQLTAARAIGLSKVDGIRHVVLPQGLRYAIPGWSNELVYLIKYSSLASFITVRELFQRTDSIASETYRYTELFVLAGLLYLALVISASLLMEYVEDRVAIPGLGTTGR from the coding sequence ATGGGGACGCCGGAGTCCACGACGACCGGCCGAACGATCCGCGCCCGTGCCGCTGGACTGACCGACCAGCCGCTGACGCTGCTGACTGTCGGGGCTTTCTGGACGTGGCTCGTCGTGCGCTGGACGAACGACTTCCTGCTGGACGGCGCGCTCATCGAGCGCAACACGTCGTTTTTCCCGACGGCACCGTTCGAGTCGGCCGCGTCGACGCTCGGCGGTCTCGCGGCGAGTCTCGGTCCGGTCGGGTTCCCCGTCGGCTGGGTCGCCGGCTTCTTCGAGTTCCTGGCGGCGTCGATCCCCTACCTGCCACCGCTGGCGACCGGCGTGTGGGCGACGATACTGCTGACGCTGCTGGGTATCGCCCTCGGGTTCGTCATCGCCGTCCCGCTCAGCGTCGCCCGAGTGTACGGCGGGAGCGCCACCCGCTCGGTCGCGCTGGGGTACACCGAACTGTTCCGCGGGACGCCGTTGCTCGCTCAGCTGTTCGTCCTCTACTTCGCGACGCCGCTGACGACGATTATCCGTGAACTGCCCACGGTCGGGGCTGGATTCATTCCCGCACAGGCGTTCTGGGTGGCCGTCATCGCGTTCACGCTTAACAGCGCCGCCTACCAGTCGGAGTACATTCGGTCAGCGCTGAACTCCGTCCCGGAGGGGCAACTCACCGCCGCGCGCGCTATCGGCCTCTCGAAGGTCGATGGAATCCGGCACGTCGTCCTGCCCCAGGGCCTGCGCTACGCGATTCCGGGCTGGTCGAACGAACTGGTGTACCTCATCAAGTACTCCTCGCTCGCGAGTTTCATTACCGTCCGCGAACTGTTCCAGCGAACCGACTCTATCGCCAGTGAGACCTACCGCTATACGGAGCTGTTCGTCCTCGCCGGCCTGCTGTACCTGGCGCTGGTCATCTCGGCGTCGCTCCTGATGGAGTACGTCGAAGACCGTGTCGCGATTCCCGGTCTCGGCACGACCGGGCGGTGA
- a CDS encoding amino acid ABC transporter ATP-binding protein: MSDPLLELDDVYKSYGEEQVLSGVSFEMDAGDVDVVIGPSGSGKSTMLRCVNRLTEINGGAIYLNGECVTDADTDVNELRKQVGMVFQDFNLFAHLTALGNVTLGLRKVRGMDKAAAQEQGYEHLEQVGLLDQADSYPAELSGGQKQRVGIARALAMDPKLLLFDEPTSALDPELVGEVVEVMRDLAAEGITMLVVSHEMGFARSAASDIIFLDDGEIVEHGPPEQLFENPQAARTGEFLSRLETTHEGE, from the coding sequence ATGAGCGATCCGCTGCTGGAACTCGACGACGTGTACAAGTCCTACGGCGAGGAACAGGTGCTCTCCGGGGTCAGCTTCGAGATGGACGCCGGCGACGTCGACGTGGTCATCGGTCCCAGCGGCAGCGGCAAATCCACGATGCTGCGCTGTGTGAACCGTCTCACCGAGATTAACGGCGGTGCCATCTACCTCAATGGTGAGTGCGTCACCGATGCCGACACCGACGTGAACGAACTCCGGAAACAGGTCGGCATGGTGTTCCAGGACTTCAACCTCTTCGCCCATCTCACCGCGCTGGGGAACGTCACGCTCGGCCTGCGGAAAGTCCGCGGCATGGACAAGGCGGCGGCTCAGGAACAAGGCTACGAACACCTCGAACAGGTCGGGCTACTGGATCAGGCTGACTCCTACCCCGCCGAACTCTCAGGCGGCCAGAAACAGCGGGTCGGCATCGCCCGCGCGCTCGCCATGGACCCGAAGCTCCTGCTGTTCGACGAGCCGACCAGCGCGCTCGACCCGGAACTCGTCGGGGAAGTCGTCGAGGTGATGCGCGACCTCGCCGCCGAGGGCATCACGATGCTCGTCGTCAGCCACGAGATGGGGTTCGCGCGGTCGGCGGCGTCGGACATCATCTTCCTCGACGACGGTGAAATCGTCGAACACGGCCCGCCGGAACAGCTGTTCGAGAACCCGCAGGCGGCCCGAACCGGCGAGTTCCTCAGTCGCCTGGAGACGACCCACGAGGGGGAGTGA
- a CDS encoding amino acid ABC transporter permease, producing the protein MPPLPLQSDWAFVVGNLDLLLVGTGVTVALTAASILLGFLLGFPAGAVEVYGRGPLKRAVETAGVVLRGTPLLVIIILLFFGLSVSSSAFVTATIALGLRSAAYQSQIFRGALQSVDEGQLEAARAVGMGRLQAIRSVVVPQALRRSVPGFQNEFTIVLKDTSIAIVIGLGELLTVGQNLYQGGQSTAALEIFLTVSLIYFVLTFVTNRSLDYVDDHFSIPGGERA; encoded by the coding sequence ATGCCACCCCTCCCGTTGCAGAGTGACTGGGCGTTCGTTGTCGGGAACCTCGACCTGCTACTCGTCGGTACGGGTGTCACGGTCGCCCTGACAGCGGCGAGCATCCTGCTTGGCTTTCTGCTCGGGTTCCCGGCGGGCGCCGTCGAGGTGTACGGCCGCGGCCCACTCAAACGCGCCGTCGAGACGGCCGGTGTCGTCCTCCGCGGGACGCCACTGCTCGTCATCATTATCCTGCTGTTCTTCGGTCTCTCGGTGTCGAGCAGCGCCTTCGTGACGGCGACTATCGCGCTCGGACTCCGGAGCGCCGCGTATCAATCACAGATATTCCGTGGCGCGCTCCAGAGCGTCGACGAGGGGCAACTGGAAGCCGCTCGCGCCGTCGGCATGGGCCGACTGCAGGCGATCCGCAGCGTAGTCGTCCCGCAGGCGCTGCGCCGGAGCGTGCCCGGCTTCCAAAACGAGTTCACGATCGTCCTGAAAGACACGAGTATCGCCATCGTCATCGGCCTCGGCGAACTGCTGACCGTCGGCCAGAACCTCTATCAGGGCGGTCAGAGCACGGCCGCGCTTGAGATTTTCCTGACTGTGAGCCTCATCTACTTCGTTCTCACGTTCGTGACGAACCGTTCGCTCGACTACGTCGACGATCACTTCAGCATCCCCGGCGGTGAGCGTGCATGA
- a CDS encoding basic amino acid ABC transporter substrate-binding protein, with translation MSDDGLSRRQYLSTVGGTAVTVSLAGCFGGGGGGDDGTTEITAGTAPGFPPFEMKQDGELVGFDIDLLEAVVDETDYTLAGWEEFEFKSLIPALTNENIDVVAAGMTINDERDETIDFTDPYYSSNQAIVVREDGDFSPSSLSDLSGRPIGAQKGTTGESTVQSELIEPGNLDESNYNSYGNYVLAVEDLQNGNIDAVVIDEPVAQTFAAQRPVTIAFTYETGENFGFGVRDGDDEFTQALNDGLSTVRDGSTYQDLTNKWFGQQ, from the coding sequence ATGTCAGACGACGGCCTTTCACGACGCCAGTATCTCTCCACGGTCGGTGGAACTGCAGTGACCGTATCGCTCGCCGGCTGTTTCGGCGGCGGCGGTGGCGGTGATGACGGCACTACCGAAATCACTGCCGGAACTGCACCGGGCTTCCCCCCGTTCGAGATGAAGCAGGACGGCGAACTCGTCGGGTTCGACATCGACCTGCTTGAAGCGGTCGTCGACGAGACCGACTACACCCTGGCCGGCTGGGAAGAGTTCGAGTTCAAGTCCCTGATTCCGGCGCTGACGAACGAGAACATCGACGTGGTCGCCGCAGGGATGACTATCAACGACGAGCGTGACGAGACCATCGACTTCACCGACCCGTACTACAGTTCCAATCAGGCAATCGTCGTCCGCGAAGACGGTGACTTTTCCCCGTCCTCGCTGTCGGACCTCTCCGGACGCCCCATCGGCGCACAGAAGGGGACTACCGGCGAGAGTACGGTTCAGTCGGAGCTCATCGAACCGGGGAACCTCGACGAGTCGAACTACAACTCCTACGGCAACTACGTGCTGGCTGTCGAGGACCTCCAAAACGGCAACATCGACGCCGTCGTCATCGACGAGCCGGTCGCACAGACATTCGCCGCCCAGCGCCCGGTCACCATCGCCTTCACCTACGAGACGGGCGAGAACTTCGGCTTCGGCGTCCGCGATGGCGACGACGAGTTCACGCAGGCACTCAACGACGGCCTGTCCACCGTCAGGGATGGAAGCACCTACCAGGACCTGACGAACAAGTGGTTCGGCCAGCAGTAA
- a CDS encoding COX15/CtaA family protein, with protein sequence MTTRFRRLVATTTVLTFALILLGVYTGAIGAGLTCEARWPFCDGWMGLFPANWASFVEWFHRLVAMITGFGILGSTIAAWRGEYSRRIKLATGVATVVLPVQVLLGANTIFNFGATAQVLHHGAAQLIFGAMVAATAWAYTDTAESPSVQSADSQHTARADD encoded by the coding sequence ATGACCACCCGTTTCCGCCGACTGGTGGCGACGACGACGGTGCTGACGTTCGCACTCATCCTGCTTGGCGTGTACACCGGGGCTATCGGCGCCGGGCTGACCTGTGAGGCACGCTGGCCGTTCTGTGACGGCTGGATGGGTCTGTTCCCCGCAAACTGGGCGAGTTTCGTCGAGTGGTTCCACCGTTTAGTCGCGATGATCACCGGCTTCGGTATTCTCGGTTCGACAATCGCCGCGTGGCGCGGTGAGTACAGCCGGCGGATCAAGCTCGCAACAGGCGTCGCCACGGTCGTGCTCCCGGTGCAGGTCCTCCTCGGCGCAAACACCATCTTCAACTTCGGTGCCACGGCGCAGGTCCTCCACCACGGGGCTGCACAACTCATCTTCGGCGCGATGGTCGCGGCGACGGCGTGGGCCTACACCGATACGGCGGAGTCGCCGTCGGTGCAATCAGCCGACAGCCAGCACACGGCACGCGCAGACGATTGA
- a CDS encoding methyl-accepting chemotaxis protein — protein MFEQIRTYIYGQGSRSSDAAARRADGGLVASDGQTRFLADAIDPDSPRLNDRFDDSEKAAIGTQHVERQFELEPDELRELIDEYETAGISQSEFIAAQGFVTESLVEGAFEQLRDELGPDAQAAIDSVEVELQEGLETTQSVSRAGVDAFTDSAADSGSGTGLDYHSVLHHIGTPLFILDTNGDILSWNRSIENLTGVSEAEAKEMEMASMAFYPDGRRGKTLADKVLDAPETTHTEYDVPKVEDEEFTLYRDTSVMADQHGNERHISFSAAPIYDDDGELIAVVEMVQDRTDEANRHEAVTSLVDEIKSTMAALKNGRLDARASFDRTDGGEYVDDQLYEVVGSLNDMAEQVEQLADQVDAQAQQLATTIEQANSSAEAVESRVTEQTDSLTQAADNIQDIGAGMEEVAATSSEVASAAQRAKAAAEDGSDAGEAVMDVTDGLAETSEDLVDTVTDLDDQMDEVSEIVEIIADVAEQTNMLALNANIEAARAGESGSGFAVVADEVKTLANETSEYASEISTSITTIQDQASETAEMVETSHEQVEHAESEIADALDALDEISDAVEEATRGIQEVADANDDQASAIENVTSMVEDAQNHAQEAETATKEIVKATDRQEEAVTELTDRVGELTNTN, from the coding sequence ATGTTCGAACAGATCCGCACCTACATCTACGGCCAGGGGTCCCGTTCTTCGGACGCTGCGGCCCGACGGGCGGACGGAGGCCTCGTCGCGAGTGACGGGCAGACCCGCTTTCTGGCCGACGCCATCGACCCGGACTCGCCACGCCTCAACGACCGCTTCGACGACTCCGAGAAGGCCGCTATCGGGACCCAACACGTCGAGCGGCAGTTCGAACTCGAACCCGACGAACTCCGAGAGCTGATCGACGAATACGAAACCGCCGGAATCAGCCAGAGTGAGTTCATTGCGGCCCAGGGCTTCGTCACCGAATCGCTCGTCGAAGGCGCGTTCGAGCAGCTTCGGGACGAACTCGGCCCGGATGCACAGGCCGCTATCGACTCCGTCGAGGTGGAGCTCCAAGAAGGGCTGGAAACGACACAGTCAGTCTCCCGGGCCGGTGTCGATGCGTTCACCGACTCTGCGGCGGACAGTGGCTCCGGCACGGGACTCGACTACCACAGCGTGTTGCATCACATCGGGACACCGCTCTTTATTCTGGATACGAACGGCGATATCCTCAGCTGGAACCGTTCGATCGAAAACCTCACCGGCGTCTCCGAGGCCGAAGCAAAGGAGATGGAGATGGCGAGCATGGCGTTCTATCCAGACGGTCGGCGCGGGAAGACCCTCGCCGACAAGGTTCTCGACGCCCCGGAGACCACCCATACGGAGTACGACGTGCCGAAGGTCGAGGACGAGGAGTTCACGCTGTACCGCGACACAAGCGTGATGGCCGACCAGCACGGGAACGAACGCCACATCTCCTTTAGCGCTGCCCCGATTTACGACGACGACGGCGAACTCATCGCAGTCGTCGAAATGGTCCAGGACCGGACTGACGAGGCCAACCGCCACGAGGCCGTGACGAGTCTGGTCGATGAGATCAAATCGACCATGGCCGCGCTCAAGAACGGCCGCCTCGACGCCCGGGCGTCGTTCGACCGGACCGACGGCGGCGAGTACGTCGACGACCAGTTGTACGAAGTCGTCGGCTCGCTCAACGATATGGCCGAACAGGTCGAGCAGTTGGCGGACCAGGTGGACGCACAGGCGCAACAACTTGCGACCACTATCGAGCAGGCGAATTCGTCCGCAGAGGCTGTTGAAAGCCGGGTTACCGAACAGACCGACTCCCTTACCCAGGCGGCCGACAACATCCAGGATATCGGGGCTGGGATGGAAGAGGTCGCCGCGACGTCTAGCGAAGTGGCGTCGGCAGCACAGCGTGCGAAGGCGGCCGCGGAAGACGGGTCAGACGCCGGCGAAGCTGTCATGGACGTTACCGACGGGCTCGCCGAGACGAGCGAAGACCTCGTGGACACCGTCACAGACCTCGACGACCAGATGGACGAAGTGAGTGAGATCGTCGAGATAATCGCCGACGTGGCGGAGCAGACGAATATGCTCGCCCTGAACGCCAACATCGAGGCGGCCAGAGCCGGCGAAAGCGGGAGCGGGTTCGCTGTCGTGGCTGACGAGGTGAAGACGCTCGCTAACGAGACGAGCGAGTACGCGTCCGAGATATCGACGAGTATCACCACGATTCAGGACCAGGCGTCCGAGACAGCCGAAATGGTCGAGACGTCACACGAGCAGGTCGAGCACGCGGAATCCGAGATCGCGGACGCCCTGGATGCGCTGGACGAGATTTCCGACGCCGTCGAGGAAGCGACGCGAGGCATCCAGGAGGTCGCCGACGCCAACGACGATCAGGCGAGCGCTATCGAGAACGTGACTTCGATGGTCGAAGACGCACAGAACCACGCCCAAGAGGCAGAAACGGCGACGAAAGAGATCGTCAAAGCGACCGACCGACAGGAAGAGGCGGTCACCGAACTGACCGACCGGGTCGGCGAACTCACCAACACGAACTGA
- a CDS encoding NADP-dependent malic enzyme produces the protein MGLDEDALEYHRSKPPGKIEIATTKPTNTQRDLSLAYSPGVAAPCEEIDKDPEKAFEYTAKGNLVGVVSDGSAVLGLGDIGPEAGKPVMEGKGVLFKRFADIDVFDVELDTDNAEAMIQTVEAMEPTFGGINLEDIAAPECFEVERRLSEKLDIPVFHDDQHGTAIISGAALVNAADIADKDLEELEVVFSGAGASAIASAKFYVSLGVSKDNITMCDSSGIITEERATHEELNRFKQEFARDIPEGDLADAMDGADVFVGLSVGGIVDQEMVRSMASDPIIFAMANPDPEIGYESAKAARDDTVIMATGRSDYPNQVNNVLGFPFIFRGALDVRATEINEEMKVAAARALADLAKQDVPDEVVKAYGDQPLQFGPDYIIPKPLDPRVLFEVTPAVAEAAIESGAARTNIDTEAYVEELEARLGKSREMMRVVLNKAKSDPQRVVLAEGHDEKMIRAAYQLVEQGIAEPVLIGDADRIESTRRKFGLEFDPVVVDPETADVADYADRLYELRRRKGITRREADELIRDGNYLGSVMVEMGDADAMLTGLTHHYPSALRPPLQVIGTADDADYAAGVYMLTFKNRVIFCADTTVNQDPDTDVLEEVTRHTGELARRFNVEPRAAMLSYSNFGSVDNPGTKKIRRAVSRLQDDDRVDFPVDGEMQADTAVVEDILQDTYEFSELDDPANVLVFPNLEAGNIGYKLLQRLGGAEAIGPMLVGMDKPVHVLQRGDEVKDIVNLAGVAVVDAQQE, from the coding sequence ATGGGACTTGACGAGGATGCACTGGAGTACCACCGGAGCAAGCCGCCGGGGAAGATAGAGATTGCGACGACGAAGCCGACGAACACACAGCGAGACCTCTCGCTGGCGTACTCGCCCGGCGTGGCCGCACCGTGTGAGGAGATCGACAAAGATCCCGAGAAGGCCTTCGAGTACACCGCGAAGGGGAACCTCGTGGGCGTCGTCTCCGACGGGTCCGCCGTGCTCGGCCTCGGCGACATCGGTCCGGAAGCCGGGAAGCCGGTCATGGAGGGGAAGGGCGTGCTGTTCAAGCGGTTCGCTGACATCGACGTGTTCGACGTGGAGCTGGACACGGACAACGCCGAGGCGATGATACAGACGGTGGAGGCGATGGAGCCGACCTTCGGCGGCATCAACCTCGAAGATATCGCCGCCCCGGAGTGTTTCGAGGTCGAGCGCCGACTCAGCGAGAAACTCGACATCCCGGTGTTCCACGATGACCAACACGGGACCGCGATCATCTCCGGCGCGGCGCTGGTCAACGCGGCCGACATCGCCGACAAGGACCTGGAGGAGCTGGAGGTCGTCTTCTCCGGGGCCGGAGCCTCCGCTATCGCCTCGGCGAAGTTCTACGTCTCGCTTGGCGTCTCGAAGGACAACATCACGATGTGTGACTCCTCGGGCATCATCACCGAGGAACGAGCGACCCACGAGGAACTCAACCGATTCAAACAGGAGTTCGCCCGCGACATCCCCGAGGGCGACCTCGCCGACGCGATGGACGGGGCCGACGTGTTCGTCGGGCTCTCCGTCGGCGGCATCGTCGACCAAGAGATGGTGCGGTCGATGGCCAGCGACCCCATCATCTTCGCGATGGCGAACCCGGACCCGGAGATCGGCTACGAGTCGGCCAAGGCCGCCCGCGACGACACGGTCATTATGGCGACCGGCCGTTCGGACTACCCGAATCAAGTCAACAACGTCCTCGGGTTCCCGTTCATCTTCCGCGGCGCGCTCGACGTGCGGGCGACCGAAATCAACGAGGAGATGAAAGTCGCAGCGGCCCGCGCACTGGCCGACCTCGCCAAGCAGGACGTGCCCGACGAGGTCGTCAAGGCCTACGGCGACCAACCCCTGCAGTTCGGCCCGGACTACATCATCCCGAAACCGCTGGACCCGCGGGTCCTGTTCGAGGTGACCCCCGCCGTCGCCGAGGCCGCCATCGAGAGCGGCGCGGCACGGACGAATATCGATACGGAGGCCTACGTCGAAGAGCTCGAAGCGCGGCTGGGCAAGTCCCGCGAGATGATGCGCGTCGTGCTCAACAAGGCCAAGAGCGACCCCCAGCGGGTCGTGCTCGCCGAGGGCCACGACGAGAAGATGATCCGCGCGGCCTACCAGCTGGTCGAACAAGGAATCGCCGAGCCGGTCCTCATCGGTGACGCCGACCGCATCGAGTCCACGCGCCGGAAGTTCGGCCTGGAGTTCGACCCCGTCGTCGTCGACCCCGAGACAGCCGACGTGGCAGACTACGCCGACCGACTGTACGAACTCCGCCGGCGGAAAGGCATCACCCGCCGCGAAGCCGACGAACTCATTCGGGACGGGAACTACCTCGGCAGCGTGATGGTCGAGATGGGTGACGCCGACGCGATGCTGACCGGGCTTACCCACCACTACCCCTCGGCCCTGCGCCCGCCGCTGCAGGTCATCGGGACGGCCGACGACGCCGACTACGCGGCCGGTGTGTACATGCTGACGTTCAAGAACCGCGTCATCTTCTGTGCGGACACCACGGTCAATCAGGACCCCGACACGGACGTGCTGGAGGAGGTCACCCGTCACACCGGGGAACTGGCCCGTCGGTTCAACGTCGAACCGCGAGCGGCGATGCTGTCGTACTCGAACTTCGGGAGCGTCGACAACCCCGGGACGAAGAAGATCCGCCGGGCGGTCTCGCGCCTGCAGGACGACGACCGCGTGGACTTCCCGGTCGACGGAGAGATGCAGGCCGATACCGCCGTCGTCGAGGACATCCTGCAAGACACCTACGAGTTCTCCGAACTCGACGACCCCGCGAACGTCCTCGTGTTCCCCAACCTCGAAGCCGGGAACATCGGCTACAAGCTCCTCCAGCGGCTGGGCGGCGCTGAGGCCATCGGGCCGATGCTCGTCGGCATGGACAAGCCGGTCCACGTCCTCCAGCGCGGCGACGAGGTCAAGGATATCGTGAACCTCGCGGGCGTCGCCGTCGTCGACGCTCAACAGGAGTAA
- a CDS encoding ribonuclease H family protein, with the protein MAAYGRPSLRDLFDESPTPHIAHPPRSHHRDFYVATDGSFRPHGGTTSPDSDSDSPTGGLGVVVETLDGERVVRLSVPDTCPDNNVAEYRALHLGLDVLARRAPPNARVGLLIDHDQLAENVNAEVLASHGSAYDPPHSVSVPPATGLHWRGIQARINGFGEVRAARISGDRNPAHPLANAPDQYAHVNGEPDRCVLPDAPTVNERVPPPSRAERGGASD; encoded by the coding sequence ATGGCCGCTTACGGCCGGCCGTCACTTCGAGACCTGTTCGATGAATCACCGACGCCGCATATCGCGCATCCGCCGCGGAGTCACCATCGAGACTTCTACGTTGCCACAGACGGGTCGTTCAGGCCCCACGGCGGCACGACATCGCCCGACAGCGATTCGGACAGCCCGACAGGCGGGCTGGGTGTCGTCGTCGAAACGCTCGACGGTGAGCGCGTCGTCAGGCTGTCTGTCCCAGACACCTGCCCCGACAACAACGTCGCGGAGTACCGGGCGCTCCATCTGGGGCTCGACGTGCTTGCGAGACGGGCCCCGCCCAACGCCCGCGTCGGCCTGCTCATCGACCACGACCAGCTCGCCGAGAACGTGAACGCGGAGGTGCTGGCCTCCCATGGCTCCGCTTACGACCCGCCACACTCCGTGTCGGTCCCGCCGGCAACGGGACTGCACTGGCGCGGAATCCAGGCACGTATCAACGGGTTCGGCGAGGTCCGTGCCGCACGGATCTCCGGCGACCGTAACCCCGCTCATCCGCTGGCGAACGCACCCGACCAGTACGCTCACGTCAACGGCGAGCCGGACCGATGTGTCCTCCCTGACGCGCCGACGGTAAACGAACGCGTCCCGCCGCCATCACGCGCGGAGCGTGGCGGCGCATCTGACTGA
- a CDS encoding phosphoribosyltransferase, with protein MGELPDEFSCTITDWEYIYGLCRDVADDVKAAEFEPDVVVALARGGWFGGRCLCDFLGLDDLASLKVEHYVGTAAKGEEAQVKYPLADGAVEGKDVLVVDDIADTGQSIETAAECVRDRNPSSVRTATLQLLQTSDHEPEFVGERLEEWTWVVYPWNFVEDMVELVAGVMEKSDQQTHNEDDIRQLLREYHGVSRTNLEIAQPNRLGEVTTEMERRGVVESVGDGWQLTDD; from the coding sequence ATGGGCGAGCTACCGGATGAGTTCTCGTGTACCATCACCGACTGGGAGTACATCTACGGCCTCTGTCGAGACGTGGCTGACGACGTGAAGGCCGCCGAGTTCGAACCCGATGTGGTCGTCGCGCTGGCACGGGGCGGCTGGTTCGGCGGGCGCTGTCTCTGTGACTTCCTCGGGCTGGACGACCTGGCGAGCCTGAAAGTCGAACACTACGTCGGGACCGCGGCGAAAGGCGAGGAGGCGCAGGTGAAATACCCGCTGGCTGACGGCGCGGTCGAGGGGAAGGACGTGCTGGTCGTCGACGACATCGCCGACACTGGCCAGTCCATCGAAACGGCCGCCGAGTGCGTGCGCGACCGAAACCCGAGCAGCGTCCGGACAGCGACGCTCCAGTTGCTCCAGACCAGCGACCACGAGCCGGAGTTCGTCGGCGAGCGCCTTGAGGAGTGGACCTGGGTCGTCTACCCCTGGAACTTCGTCGAGGACATGGTCGAACTCGTCGCAGGCGTGATGGAAAAGAGCGACCAGCAGACCCATAACGAAGACGACATCCGTCAGCTACTGCGGGAGTACCACGGCGTCAGCCGCACGAATTTAGAGATCGCACAGCCGAATCGACTGGGCGAGGTCACGACCGAGATGGAGCGGCGCGGCGTCGTCGAATCGGTCGGCGACGGCTGGCAACTCACCGACGACTGA